CAGCAAGTTTAGCCTGGCTCCTTGTTAATAAAGAGGGCGCCTGCCCCCTTTATTATAGTCCATTATTCAACTGCTTTCGAAAGCTAAATAATGTTAGCTTCTTTTCTGGCTGAATTCTTAAGCCTGCCATGCAGCGTATTCGTCACAACAAAGGCTGTCGCTTTCTCAGAAGCAACATTTAGCACCAATAGAGTTTACAGTACCGTCTCCTCTTTGATGTGCCGTACTGTTTCATCAGTTCGATTTTATCCAAGCTACAATAGGACTCTTGCTTCGTTGCTCCCTTTTCGTGGGGAACTGCTACCATTTCGGAATCCTTTTCGCAGAAGGCTTCCGCTCTACCTCACAAAAGCTGTAGGTATTATTTGTTTTTGTATGATATAATAGGAAAATACAAATAAGGTATAAAAAAACAGGTGTATATATGTTTATAGCTGATTTTCATATCCATTCAAAATACTCAAGAGCTACAAGCAGGGATTGTGTGCCTGAAGTGCTCGAATTTTGGGCGCGGCGTAAGGGGATTGGCGTGATTGGCACGGGTGATTTCACGCATCCGGCCTGGCGTGAGGAGTTAAAGGAGAAGCTTGTCCCCTCAGGAGAAGGACTTTATGCCCTGAAGGATGCTTTCCGTAAAGAGAATCAGGTTGCAGGAGCAGATCTCAGGCCTCAATTCATTGTTTCCGGCGAGATCAGCTCAATATACAAAAAGAACGGAAAGGTGAGAAAGGTTCATAACCTGATCCTGCTACCCGGCCTGGAGCATGCCGAATCAATATCGCGCCGGCTTGAGGCGGTAGGTAATTTGCATTCTGACGGCAGGCCGATCTTGGGCCTTGACAGCAGGGATCTGCTGGAGATAGTGCTCGATATGTGCCCGGATGCCATCTTCATCCCCGCTCACATCTGGACCCCGCATTTCTCCCTGCACGGTGCCTATTCCGGCTTTGACGACATCAGGGAGTGCTTCGAAGACCTGACAGGCTACATCTATGCGCTGGAAACAGGCCTTTCCTCAGACCCTCCCATGAACTGGCGCCTTTCCGCGCTGGATGAATTCACGCTGGTTTCCAATTCGGATGCCCATTCCCCGGCTAACCTGGGAAGAGAGGCAAATATTTTTAATACCGGGCTTTCTTATCAGTGCATCTTGAATGCCTTAAAAAAACGCAGCAAAAAGGAGTTCCACGGTACCATAGAGTTTTTTCCGGAGGAAGGCAAATACCACTACGACGGGCACAGGGCATGCAAGGTGTGCTGGAAGCCTTCCGATACAAGAGCGGCGGGAGGCATCTGCCCTGTATGCGGCGGCAGTGTTACCGTGGGGGTGCTCCACCGGGTTGAAGCCCTTGCAGACAGGGAAGAGGGGTTTGTACCACCGGCGGCAAGGCATTTTGAAAGCCTTGTTCCGCTTCATGAGGTGGTAGCTTCCTCAACAGGTTCTGCTGTTACCAGTAAGAAGGTGAAGGAAAAGTACGATGACCTGATCCGGAGCCTCGGACCGGAGCTGTTTATCCTCCGAGAGGCGCCGCTAAACGATATCCAGTTGGCGGCAGGACCCTGCATCGCTGAAGGCATCCGCAGGCTGAGGTGCGGCAAGGTCGAAATACAACCTGGATTTGATGGAGAATACGGCAGGATTAAAATAATGGATAAAAGTGAAATAGGCGTACTTTCAGGCCAGCTGTGCTTTCTTAGCGACATACCACTTACCGCAGCACCACCCAAAACGATTGAGAATAAAAAGGGTCCGGCCAATGAAGCCGCTCTGGCACCGGTTTTAGCAGATACCTGTCCGCAAAACGGCCGCGCGGGCACTATTATAACTGCTCCCCCGGACATTCCCTACGGGTTGAACCAGGAGCAGTGGGAAGCCGTTTCATCCTCCAGCCCGGCAATTGCGGTAATTGCAGGCCCTGGAACCGGCAAAACAAAAACACTGGTGTGCCGTATCGCCTACCTTGTGAAAAAATGCGGGATCCCTCCCTCGCAGGTAACCGCCGTTACCTTTACCAATAAGGCTGCCAACGAGATGCGCACCCGTCTGGAGCAGCATTTCGGGGACAAGCGGACAGCGGGTGTCATGACCATAGGGACATTCCATTCCATCTGCCTGCAAATTTTGTCCAAGTGGAGGGGCAAGGATAACATCACTATCATTGATGAGTACACTGCCGTTTCAATCATCGAGGAAATCTTAAAGGATCTAAAATTGGACATTTCTCCCCGGGATGTCATGAGAGGGATCTCGCTGCTTAAAAACGGTGCATTCCCGGCAGGAGATCAGAAAAACCCGGATGTTCCGGCCGAAGTGTACGGTTTATACTGCTCGCAGCTTGAGCGTTACGGCGTAATGGACTATGACGATCTCCTCCTCGCAGTGCTTCACCGGTTTGAGTGCAGAAACACAGGTGAGATCTCAGACAGGTGCCTGGAAAAATCTTTCTCCCACCTGCTGGTGGATGAATTCCAGGATCTCAACGAGATTCAATACCGCCTGGTCAAAGAATGGGGCAGGAGAAGCGAGAGCATCTTTATCATCGGTGACCCGGACCAGTCGATTTATGGTTTCAGGGGTTCGGATTTCCGCTATTTTGAAAGATTCAAAGAGGATTTCCCCGGTACCCGGCACGTCCGGTTGACTCAGAATTACCGCTCAACACCCGAGATCATCGCAACCGCCACAGCGGTAATCACAAAGGAAACTGCAGGGGGGCGTACCCGTTCCCTGGACCCACACAGGGAAAGCGGCACCAAAGTACGTCTTATCGAAACCAGCGATGAGTTTTCGGAGGCGCTGTTTGTTGCCAGGGAGATCAACCGTCTGGTTGGCGGGATCGATATGCTTGCTGCCCAGACGCTGTCGGTACCCGGCAGAAAAAGGACTGCGGCAAAGCACACGAGAGGCTTTTCCGATATTGCCGTACTATACCGCACCAACCGC
Above is a genomic segment from Bacillota bacterium containing:
- a CDS encoding UvrD-helicase domain-containing protein; the encoded protein is MFIADFHIHSKYSRATSRDCVPEVLEFWARRKGIGVIGTGDFTHPAWREELKEKLVPSGEGLYALKDAFRKENQVAGADLRPQFIVSGEISSIYKKNGKVRKVHNLILLPGLEHAESISRRLEAVGNLHSDGRPILGLDSRDLLEIVLDMCPDAIFIPAHIWTPHFSLHGAYSGFDDIRECFEDLTGYIYALETGLSSDPPMNWRLSALDEFTLVSNSDAHSPANLGREANIFNTGLSYQCILNALKKRSKKEFHGTIEFFPEEGKYHYDGHRACKVCWKPSDTRAAGGICPVCGGSVTVGVLHRVEALADREEGFVPPAARHFESLVPLHEVVASSTGSAVTSKKVKEKYDDLIRSLGPELFILREAPLNDIQLAAGPCIAEGIRRLRCGKVEIQPGFDGEYGRIKIMDKSEIGVLSGQLCFLSDIPLTAAPPKTIENKKGPANEAALAPVLADTCPQNGRAGTIITAPPDIPYGLNQEQWEAVSSSSPAIAVIAGPGTGKTKTLVCRIAYLVKKCGIPPSQVTAVTFTNKAANEMRTRLEQHFGDKRTAGVMTIGTFHSICLQILSKWRGKDNITIIDEYTAVSIIEEILKDLKLDISPRDVMRGISLLKNGAFPAGDQKNPDVPAEVYGLYCSQLERYGVMDYDDLLLAVLHRFECRNTGEISDRCLEKSFSHLLVDEFQDLNEIQYRLVKEWGRRSESIFIIGDPDQSIYGFRGSDFRYFERFKEDFPGTRHVRLTQNYRSTPEIIATATAVITKETAGGRTRSLDPHRESGTKVRLIETSDEFSEALFVAREINRLVGGIDMLAAQTLSVPGRKRTAAKHTRGFSDIAVLYRTNRQAEILEQCLLKEGIQYVVAGRDEFLSDRLVREAMAFFRFLLNPGDITSLLVCLKAESRDSADLNQKVLESYAAGQKSVSSLARILEEAQPPLHKPGKPRNFLEMLKKYEPLVNQEKPGKIIEAWINDNSLSGIRCMELLLNTAVMYNEMSALMQNLVLGRESDVIRSGGKVYSPDAVSLMTMHAAKGLEFPIVFICGVNDGLIPLRNSNPGLDLDEERRLFYVGMTRARDELILLTSRTPSPFLAEISEEQLIREHAFAQKQAPQYKQASLFD